The following are encoded in a window of Leptodactylus fuscus isolate aLepFus1 chromosome 9, aLepFus1.hap2, whole genome shotgun sequence genomic DNA:
- the FHIT gene encoding bis(5'-adenosyl)-triphosphatase — MSLWFGKHLIKPTVTFLRTELSFALVNRKPVVPGHVLVCPIRSVKRFKDLMPEEISDLFRTVQRVSNVVEKHFGGTSLTISIQDGPEAGQTVPHVHVHILPRRKGDFQKNDTIYEVLQDHDKEELAASEKWRSEEEMEAEADELRKYF; from the coding sequence ATGTCTTTGTGGTTTGGTAAACATCTCATTAAGCCAACAGTTACTTTCTTAAGGACAGAATTGTCTTTTGCCCTTGTGAATAGGAAACCAGTGGTACCCGGGCATGTGCTAGTTTGTCCAATAAGATCTGTAAAACGGTTTAAAGACTTGATGCCTGAAGAAATAAGTGACCTCTTTAGGACAGTACAAAGAGTATCTAATGTGGTGGAGAAACATTTTGGTGGCACTTCCCTAACCATCTCAATCCAAGATGGTCCAGAGGCAGGCCAGACTGTTCCTCATGTTCATGTGCACATTTTACCCAGGAGAAAAGGGGATTTTCAAAAGAATGACACAATTTATGAAGTTTTGCAAGACCATGACAAAGAAGAACTGGCAGCATCAGAGAAGTGGCGATCTGAGGAAGAGATGGAAGCAGAGGCGGATGAGCTTAGGAAGTATTTCTAA